The following coding sequences are from one Leptolyngbya sp. NIES-3755 window:
- a CDS encoding hypothetical protein (conserved hypothetical protein;~similar to AA sequence:cyanobase_aa:LBDG_37830): MALGLKSSTLELLKRFNRAFPQFYEQFVSSEIQLQNLRLAYQLYKSKQAVIELKTEGTKSALHFAYRNQSFLLSDIFGVLAAYGLTIHSLSLYGQIYPPMLVFIKLIVSRSGKALTDKTSENVCRAIREALAGRFEVEEMLAVEFNLDAGLEQVETEFYVDPVFHLPALLIEADNQPGLFYKVMYAIWQEDLLVVNANLLVWRGRTRLILYLLGPNESLIPEYLGQKIAEGVKQRLLGRRF, from the coding sequence TGGGTCTAAAATCCTCCACGCTAGAACTGTTAAAGCGCTTCAATCGGGCGTTTCCCCAGTTTTATGAGCAGTTTGTCAGCAGCGAAATCCAACTGCAAAATCTGCGGCTGGCTTATCAGTTGTATAAGTCGAAACAAGCGGTCATCGAGCTTAAGACCGAGGGGACGAAAAGCGCCTTACATTTTGCGTATCGAAATCAGTCTTTTCTCCTGAGCGATATTTTCGGGGTGCTGGCGGCTTACGGCTTGACAATTCACAGCCTCAGTTTGTATGGGCAAATTTATCCCCCGATGCTGGTCTTCATTAAGCTGATTGTGTCTCGAAGTGGAAAAGCCCTGACCGATAAAACGTCTGAGAACGTGTGTCGAGCAATTCGAGAAGCCTTGGCAGGACGATTTGAAGTCGAGGAAATGCTGGCGGTTGAATTTAACCTAGACGCGGGCTTAGAACAGGTTGAGACCGAATTCTATGTCGATCCAGTATTCCATTTGCCTGCACTACTGATTGAAGCGGATAACCAGCCGGGTCTGTTCTACAAAGTCATGTACGCGATTTGGCAAGAGGATCTGTTAGTCGTGAATGCGAATCTTCTTGTCTGGCGGGGACGAACGCGACTGATTCTCTACCTGCTTGGACCGAATGAAAGCTTGATTCCTGAGTATCTGGGTCAGAAGATTGCAGAAGGCGTAAAACAGCGATTACTTGGACGGCGATTTTAA